The following nucleotide sequence is from Euleptes europaea isolate rEulEur1 chromosome 3, rEulEur1.hap1, whole genome shotgun sequence.
ATCGCCGGGCGAGGGGAAGGAGCGGGAGCGCGGGGGGGAGCGGGCGGGTTGAGCGCGGCAGCCTCGATGCTGCCGGGGGCCGCTCGGCCTCGCCACGAAGGGGGCGCCCCCCctccgctcccctccccgccgctCCCCTGGCTGGGCAGGCGGCGCGGCCCTCGCCCAGGCGGCGGCGTCCCTGCGAGAGACGGTGCCGCTGCGACAGGAGAGGACCAGGCGAGCAACTCGCGGCGGCTGAACTGAGCATGCGCCGGCGGAGCCCGCTGACTACAGAGCCTCAGTCAAGGTAGCCAGgggggtaaataaataaataaaggcaggggaaggcggggggggggagggaggaaaggccaGCAATGTGTAGAAAGAAGCCGCTCTGATGAAGCGGGGGCTCTCCGACGCCAACAGGTATGGGGGGGAAAGATGTCTGGAGTGGGGGAGAAGGGGCTTGGGTGTAGGGAGAGGCAAgactgggggggggatggagaggCGTCTGCCAgtgccagccccagcccccccccggtttttttttacaattctTATTCTTTCCTCCCCAAATAAGAAGTTGCATAATGGGAGGCGGACGATGTCTGCACGACGGCGGGTCTCTcggctttttttcctttttgcaagtccaccaaaataaaatgaaacacgtttaaaaaaaaaatggagctgcTTCGAGGGGGCTTGCGAACCTCGAAAACCGATCCTGGCTGTCTGCCTCGCATCTTTATGTATGTGCATGTAAATGGAGGGCTATTTCGTGgtaggggtttttccccccctgttgttgttgggtgcacacacacacacacgctcgcACACACGCAAAACAACGCTGTCATGATCTGATTCGGCTCTTGTttacacagcagcagcagcagcagcagcagcagcaacccagACGGGTCCTCAGAGACCAGCATGGTGGCAGCAGGGGCTTCTGCTCGAAGCCATTGTGAAGATGGTGTGTAGCCCTGAGAAGGGGATGGCTTCAGCAGAAACGCTCCCGGGGGAGAGGCCAGCCTCCTGCCCGACCGTGCCCAGAGCGGAGCTCTCCCCCTGGCTACATCCCTGAAAGCAGCCCAGCCAgtctgttttattttctttgttcGTGACGTTTGGACGTTTGGAGAAAACCTGGAGCTctctttatgtaaaaaaaaaaaagggagagaggaaagaaaaggATCCTGTGTTCTATGCCAGTCCCAGCAGTGTCTGAGTGAGTGGGTGTTATTCCTGGGTGTgtttcctatttttaaaattagCTTGCATTATGGTTTgtgtcttcccccctccccacctatgTTGCAATTGAAAGATAGGACTGGCAACTATTTTGCATAGATTTCTtaattcccctccctccccaactcTGGACAGGGGAGGGAGCCCGGTTCTTAGGAAGGAGGATTCCTGTTGTTTCTTTTCAGTGTGGAAGAACTAGCAGGGTGTGATCAATATGCTTTGGTGAgttgggttaaaaaaaacatacattctGCAGGGGTTCTTTTGGATGTGTTCCATATCAACACAGCATCTGCCTCTGAAGCCACGTCATatcaaaggtgggggggggttaagtggTCATTTTATCAGAGTGCTCAACAGTCTTCCTTtggtgttttattttctaaagTTCCAGTTCTGGAATGATAGTGTAAGAATCAGATTATTCCCAGAGCTTCAGATGCAGGTACAGTACAATTATCTTTTTTGCCAAGGATTTGATTGTAAACAAGACTGATCTGAGGGGTTCtgggaaaaaataattaaaaacattgaATAGTAAGTGTGCAGTTCTCAGTGAATTTCCCTCAAACAAATAGTACTCCAACTTCCTCTGGCTCTCCATAAATTATCATGTTGGTTAGCGCTTCCTGGCATCATTTAAGCGTTAACTTAAGGACTGATAccttgatttttcttttcttttttttgcagataTTTTTGATGGCACGACAAATCAGCAGGAAGACACAAAGAGGTACTATGTAACTAGACACCAGATCAACTCTGCTTATGGAATACATTTTCAGTAAGATGTATGGATCTATTTTTCCCTTGTTCATATATATAGATCATGAGACTTGACTGAGGCAATATTCATAGCATCCATCCATCTATGGCGAACTACAGCCATGCAGCTGACAACATTTTACAAAATCTATCCCCTTTAACAGCATTTTTGAAACTGACTTCGCTGGGTTTCATCATAGGAGTCAGTGTGGTGGGTAACCTCCTGATCTCCATTTTGCTAGTCAAAGATAAGACCTTGCATAGAGCGCCCTACTACTTCCTGTTGGATCTTTGCTGCTCAGACATCCTCCGATCTGCCATTTGTTTCCCATTTGTTTTCACGTCGGTGAAAAACGGCTCTTCTTGGACGTATGGGACTCTCACTTGTAAAGTGATTGCCTTCTTGGGGGTCCTATCCTGTTTCCACACCGCTTTCATGCTGTTCTGCATAAGCGTCACCAGATACTTAGCGATTGCCCACCACCGCTTTTATACAAAAAGGCTGACCTTTTGGACTTGCTTGGCAGTTATTTGTATGGTGTGGACCCTATCTGTAGCGATGGCTTTCCCTCCCGTTTTGGATGTGGGCACCTACTCGTTCATTCGGGAGGAAGACCAATGCACCTTTCAGCATCGTTCCTTCAGAGCCAATGATTCTCTGGGATTTATGCTGCTTCTTGCTCTTATCCTTCTAGCCACACAGCTTGTCTACCTCAAGCTGATCTTTTTTGTTCATGATCGCCGGAAAATGAAGCCAGTTCAGTTTGTGGCAGCGGTGAGCCAGAACTGGACGTTTCATGGTCCTGGAGCCAGTGGTCAAGCAGCTGCTAACTGGCTGGCTGGATTTGGAAGGGGTCCCACGCCACCTACCTTGCTGGGGATCAGGCAAAATGCCAACACCACAGGCAGGAGAAGGCTACTTGTCTTGGATGAGTTCAAAATGGAAAAGCGCATTAGTAGAATGTTCTATATCATGACATTCCTCTTTCTAACCTTGTGGGGTCCCTACTTGGTAGCCTGTTACTGGAGAGTTTTTGCAAGAGGGCCTGTGGTTCCAGGGGGATTTCTAACGGCTGCTGTTTGGATGAGTTTTGCCCAAGCTGGAATCAATCCTTTTGTCTGCATTTTCTCCAACAGGGAGCTGAGGCGCTGTTTCAGCACAACCCTTCTTTACTGCAGAAAATCCAGGTTACCAAGGGAACCTTACTGTGTTATATGAGGGAGCATCTGCAAATCTTTAGCCTTGTGAAAACACTACCCTTCTCTGCTAAGCAATGGTGGCCTGTTGCCATAtcttgagaagaagaaaaaaactcaaGAATGGGATGACAGCAGTTGTAAGGATTTGGGCAACAACGTTCTGCAGTCTTTTGCAATAGCTCATCTCTTAATCCTATCTTAAAACCTAAACTTGTTCCTGCTGACCACTCATGAAGGTTTGTAATTAAAAGAATACAGGACTGAACCACTGCCCTAAAAATGCTTTTTGATGTGGTTGATACCTAGGGAATGATTCAGAGAGTAGCAGGTGCTAAATATATCAGCACTAAATGCTGTATATATCACTACGTAAAAGTAAGACCATCATAAAAAGATTAGCATTGGACATCTGAATCAGTTAAGTTTGACATGAGGTTAATGTGTTGATGAAACTTATTTTAGACACTGGATGACCTTTAAATCATTTCATACTATTATTGTTTTGCAAAGACTAACATTTGGGGACTGTGTTCAGGTCCTGTAACTGATGGGAGATGTGCCATGTAAGACTGGATTATCACCCCCACTCTGTTTGCCTTGTGAGTTCTGGGGAGCAttccaaagcagtgttttcttctttgttgttccaataAGACTTTATTTTTCTCTGAgtccgtttccccccttttttattattaaataactttttttttctttcagaatgaagaaaaaaaattactggtTATTTGTAttctgtgctttatttatttttttaatttgttcttcTGATTTGTTAGACTATCTATTGGCTACATGTATATCTTCGAAAGCTAGATATCAGTCTGTTAGGCAACATCAATGAGATTATCCAATCATAACGACAGAGTAGTCATTACACCGAATAAACCACATGTTGCCTTAAAGGGTTATCTAGTATCTTCCATTTTGTTTAGCATTTTAGCAAATAAGCAAAAGAAAATGGAATCTGTCAACTCCAGTCTGTCATTCAGGAGTGCATGAAAGATCACTTGACCCaccccctttcatttttatccccaTGATTTCCCAAATCAGTATGCTCATCACTAGGATGttctgatttttttctctctctctaggtGTGCCGCCCATTCTAGTTTGTTCCAATAAACACAGGCAGTCAAtgtatgtttatattttttaAGACAGCTGTCATGGGTGAGAGACCGCAGCCTTAGTAAGATATCTTGCACAAATTTGTGAAGCATTTATTCTACTGAAGGCACAGTCTTGTTTATACTTTCTGCACATTTTGGTGTATTGGTTGTTTCCAATTATTTCAATTTTAACTTGTGAAAGCATATAATATGATTTCTAGTATTTTAGAAACACAGAGTCTGTGAGTCTTTCCTTCTTTAAGATACAGATGTGTGGATTTCAATATAAAGTTGCATTTGCCAAAATTTACCTGTGTAGCCTGTTAATTTTCTTGGaataaaattttacatttttcCAGTTATAAAACAAACCCTTTATTatgattattactattattttgttTAGTGAGCATGAATTATTGAGAATGTAGCCATTATGGATTATTATTCTTTGAAGTCACTGTATTCCCAAACTGTAAATGCATGAATGATGGGGACCACAGGATTGATAAATGATATTCTCGACAATAGCACTGTTGTGTAGTTTATCATAATTACCCTGCTATCTATTTGAATATGTCAGTTCTACTTAGAGGTACAATATTTGACATTCATGTCACAGTATTGTTTTAAACGGAGCTGAAGAACACCATCATGATTCCAAAAAGAAAAGTTTAACATCTAAAGTGAAGGACTTGCTCCCAATTAATATTGGTTTGCTCTCTTTCATCGTAGTACTACAACCAGTTATTCCCCATTCAGCAATACATGAGAAGCAGCTAGTACCAGAAGTACTCTAATCATAGATTCTTCATTTTCTTGGCCAACATAGCATTGCTCCTGTCTATGAATCAAAATAATTTGTTCAAACATTTGGGAGGAAATTTTGATTCCATTGATGCTATGGCTAGGTTTTCAACTTGACTACAATTATACTTCACACTCTTTGTTGATGGGTTCAAAGGCTAAATTTGCCATGCTGTGTTGAAGCACTACAGTAATTAATCTTCATGAATGCAAAAACATTTCAGGCCataatccttttaagacttgaaATTAATGAAATTAGTCAAACTGCTTGGTCCACATACTAGATGATATAGAATTCTTGGTATGAATCTGATTTTGCTTTTACAGAAATCATTAACTTGAATGGGATTGATATTTCAGTTCCTAAAGCATGCAGCCCTCTTCTTTCATGGTTTTTCCTATATGCATGTGTCAAAATCCTAGATATAGCCATACACGTCAAAATGGGTAAAGATCAAGTGTGTGTCCCTTTTACTATGTGCCCATATCCAGGGAAAGCCAAGCACAGCTTTTCAACATGTATGCATGATAAAGGAGACACATGTGCTATCTTTTTTGTACATACGGATTTTGTTTTGCTTAATGATAACACGACATTATAACTTTTTTTGTTTACCTGTATAGTAAAAAGTCAAGTGTACAATGACACTTCTGCACTGATTGATGAGATGGGTTTATGAATCCATCTATAGGTTAGCAAAATAATGTTTCATTTAATATACTAAGAAAAGGATTGAAAGTTTTTCTAAAACACATTGGTAACTAAGGCTTAGAGACTAGCATGAGTGGagtgaactttcctgcctcctcctcttgTTATAGCCTCCCAAATCCCCAAAACTGTACTTCTTAGGGTTCAGTGAACCCAGAGCATGGGGGTAAAATAGAAGTCAGCAGTGGAAGGGGGGGACTGGCAAAAATCCCCCAGTGCTCCATTGGCAAAATTAATTCACACCAGCGACAATACAGTTAGGATCTAAACATATCTTCAGTTCAGTAGTTACCTTCCTAAAATAAAGATCAACACAACTGCAGTCCTTATAGAGGATATGAAGATGATAAAGTATCAAATGCACAATAGTCAAACATTACTCTTCCCCATCAAATTGAACTTTGCAATGAATATCACAACTTTTTCGCATAGTTTGGGAAACTGCTTCCCATTTATTGATTtacagttttgcaaaaaaaagaatATGACAATAGGAGAAGGCttaaaataacatttctttccttttttgcatGTGTCTGGGCAAgttttgcttttattttgctcccaaggtaaagagATCAACAGAGTACTGAATGAAATTAAAAGGCAACacatgaaatattttttaaaataactttttgttattttttgtgtAAAATGCACTGTGATGCAAAATTATTCAGGGACCTTTAAAATAGCTTTCAAACAGATTATATGCTTACATGGATTAAAATGGTATAAATGGATAGCTGTTATAATTTGGGTAGTGTCTTAGCCTGTGCATAAATGAGTAGAGGtcaagaagaaaaaaattattctatTATTGCAATACtgctttgttgtttttattataaaTGATAGGATGTGATCACTGACAGACAGTGACAGGAAGTGACACATTTTGCTCCAGTTTGGTATTTAATTATATCCCAGTATGACAACATTCACCATTTTGTTTTCTCCTGTTTTAACCTAATATTAGAGTTGAGTTCTGCATTCTGAAATACTGCATGGTAGTTTCTACTAGAACCTTGCTACTTCAGACGGGGGAAGGGGGCTGTTGCATGTCTAAATGCTTGCCCATATAAGACCTCCTTATGCAAACAAGGCAAGCATGCTGCACAGCATATTACTGAATGTGTAATTTAATGGTTAGCAGATTCAGTACATTTTAATATATCTAACTACTAAAAAATGAAAGGTAAGATGAGTAATAACCCTGCTggaattttaaaaagtctctgtGCCTGCTCCATTTGCCCCTCATAGCTTTTTCCTTCTGCCTTTAGCTAACTTTCAGcctattcctgaggttgggggccaaatggaCCTCTACGGCAGCATCCGTGTCACTTGCGCCgtacaaactggcatggatgccagcataggggcacTTAGGCCGTCCCTTCTGGACTGTGGTGGCAGCACGGCCCTTGGATGCTGGTTTGGCCTCCCAGCGCAAATCCTcgtgctggcatcccaggaggcatcccTGGGGCtttctggggggcggagctgccgttaggcagcttcctaacccctttcagcccgggaacaacCTCTTGAGCAAAagcgttgctgcaccacctttttgttggcgcagcatcgctgttttcaatgggtctGTTTTCCCCCTTTCCTAATTTTTAGCTAAAAATAGCCCTTTTCCCCCTTTGCTGCACTggcgaaacctctttggaggtgctgcggcaCCACCACGGTCACGCTGTCCCTggccactgcagctctcaggaatgggctgtttgccCCTTTGTTCAACTGTAATATTTTTCATCCCTGTTTTTGTTATTATCCCAATCTTCCTTTAGGAGTCCTGATGACTATTTTCACGTAACAGCTACTTTCCTCTAACAGCTTCTCAGTTGGTGGGTTGCATCCTTCATAGACATGGCAGCCAGTATTACTTTCATAACTTACACCTGACAAACAAGTCCAAGTCCATTTTGTAATATGTATTTTTTACCAACATACAATGTGTAGCTCAAGCAAGTCATGAGTGTGTGATGACTCTGCACCATTTGTATATGATTATCAGTCTTGCTTTTAATTGATTAAGCAACCATAAGTTTAAATAGATTGAAAAACTGTTCTGTCCTGATGTATAGGATAAATTTCTCTTTGGTGCAAAATAACATGTAAATTGACACAGAAATTCTACCAATCATTGTTAAAAGGAAACACTGGCTTGTATCCAATCATGCCATTAAGAACATTTAAGTGTccttaagttttcttaagaggTGCCTGTGATTTTTCATTGattcccccttccactgcagcccattAAACCCCAATCCATTTTATTCTTGGGGTCAgctagagtttccaacctccaggtggtggctggagatctgggattacaactgatctccaggtgagagagctcagttcacctggagaaaatggctgctttggaaggtggactctggaattatgccccattgaagtccctcccctccaaaactctgccctcctcaggcaacctctcaaatctcccagcatttcccaacctggagctggcaaccctagggtcagcaGACCCTCAGAAGCAACACAGGGGGGGTCCGCAGCAAGAGGGAGTtatgttttcttcttcttaagaaaacTTAAGTTCCCTTACGTTTTCTTAACATAAATGGATTAGGCCATCATGATTACTATTTGCTTTTTCATCCAATTTAAATACATCAAATAATCTCTACTGCAGTGACAAACTATAGCTATGATGCTTTCTCAAAATATATAGGTCCAAGAACTGGAACTATTCATTTCAACAATGatcatccccacccccactgtgGTGCTGCTTGAGTTGCAAGAGAGGCATTTCTGCATTGTGTAAACAAAAGTACTCTATTTTTAGGTTTTGTAGTACTCCCAGCCTTTTTTTCTgactttcagatttttctgcaaacctgggcagtctcccaggtttgcaggaaaatcttatTTCCGTGTAAGTGGgcctgatccatggatttagatatctggctattagaatatatgatgaGATGGAAGAAAAATCCATCTTTgagtttttcttcattaaatttGGGGCTAGAAATTTAGGGAGCCAACATTTTTGAGGCTTTCATCATAATATATCCTTAAAGTTTGTTCTAATTAATTGGGAGGAATTTGATTTGCTATTAAAGCTTTAACTGATTGATCTACCAATGAATCAATTATCAACATACCCTTTGATCATTAACTGATCATGTGCGTATTGTGAAACTAAGGGTTGCCATGTGCTTGGCTCATCTGGAAAGGCAAGGTGGTAAATAATTAATCTTCATAAGCACCCCAACATGCTGATAGATCTGGGGCTCATTTTACATTGTTTTGCTACCCAATGATTATAAAGTTGGGGGAGAGAATCTACAGGACAGAATCTACTAGTGGAAACTAAACAAGAAGAGAGAAGGTGCCAAGCAAACATGGTTCATAGGAGGGATACAACCGCAGAAAAGGCTCTGTTTGTGTTAGCCACCTGCCTAGCATCCAAAAATAGGGTTAGCTGGACAAGTAAGGGCATCT
It contains:
- the GPR85 gene encoding probable G-protein coupled receptor 85, coding for MANYSHAADNILQNLSPLTAFLKLTSLGFIIGVSVVGNLLISILLVKDKTLHRAPYYFLLDLCCSDILRSAICFPFVFTSVKNGSSWTYGTLTCKVIAFLGVLSCFHTAFMLFCISVTRYLAIAHHRFYTKRLTFWTCLAVICMVWTLSVAMAFPPVLDVGTYSFIREEDQCTFQHRSFRANDSLGFMLLLALILLATQLVYLKLIFFVHDRRKMKPVQFVAAVSQNWTFHGPGASGQAAANWLAGFGRGPTPPTLLGIRQNANTTGRRRLLVLDEFKMEKRISRMFYIMTFLFLTLWGPYLVACYWRVFARGPVVPGGFLTAAVWMSFAQAGINPFVCIFSNRELRRCFSTTLLYCRKSRLPREPYCVI